The Chloroflexota bacterium DNA window GAAGCAAGTCCGGTTATTGCCACATATTCAATGGAGATGATGTCATGATTGTTGGACGCTTGCCTGATGTGCCACTCGATGCCGATTTGCCAATAAGCGCGAGCCTGATCTCTCAAGGATTAGAACATTATCAAGCAGTAGCCCGCTGGATTGCGACGCTGCCGTTTGGGCGCAATACTAACCCACTCGATTGGCGCTTGGTCTTGAGCGAAAAACGTGGTACCAGCAGCACCAAACATGCCTTCTTGGCCGAGTTGGCCCGCGAATTAGCTTTGCCAATTAATTTATATTTTGGGATTTATCTGATGGATGGCAAGAATACGCCAGGTGTGGGTGAAACGCTTGCCTCGAATAATTTACCCTCGATTCCCGAAGCCCATTGTTTTTTACGCTATGGCCGCTGGAATATCGATGTAACGCGCTCGCCAAAGGCTGAGCCAATTTTGCAATTTTTTGAAGAGCAACAGATTACACCTGAGCAAATTGGCGATTTCAAACGAACTGTTCATCGTAATTTTCTCTTGAAATGGGCCACCAGCCAAGGGCTAAGCCTGACCAAAGCATGGGCGATTCGCGAGGCCTGTATGGCTTCGTTGAGCCAATGAGCGCCTGCTTGCCGCCAAATTTTGCTTGGCCTCAAACTAGCCAGCAATTTGGCGGGTTAAGTGTATTTGTGCCCCAACCAAGCCCCAGCCAGATGTTGCAATTGGTCGAGCATTTACATTCCAGCGCCAGCACCTTGCAACAAATCCCAATCGCCACAATTGTGGCAGCGATCGATCGGGCGGCCCAACAATGGCTTGTGCCAGATTATCCGCCGCGTTTGCAATTACTTGATCAATTACCCCAAATTAATGGCTATAGCCCGGCAATGCTGAACGAAGTGCTCGATCGCATGCTGGCCGATTGGCGTGCTCCGCAACTTTGGCAACGCTTGAACGAGCAATTTGGCGATCCATTGTTGCTTGATGGCTGGCGGCCAAGTGTGGTTGGCGAAAGTCGCCTATTTGGCCCGCACCTGACCTGGCATATTTGCGCTGGCAATGTGCCAGGTGTGGCGATTCAAAGCCTGATCGATGGCTTGCTGGTCAAGTCGCCAAGCTTGGTTAAGGTGGCTCGTGGCGAGCCATTGTGGGCAGCGGCCTTTGCCACGAGTTTAATTGAGCAACTGCCTGCATTGGCCGAGAGTCTGGCAGTGCTCTGGTGGAGTGGCGGCGATCACGCGCTCGAAGCGCCAATTTTGGCCAAAACCGAGGCGATTATTGCCAATGCCAGCGATGCAGCGATTGCGGCGGTACGCCAGCGTAGCCCTGCCCATATTCGTTGGCTGGATTATGGCTCGCGTTACTCGTTGGCCTATATTAGCCAAAGCAGGCTATCTGCCCCAGACTTGGCTGAAATTGCCAGCAAATTGGCCTATGACAGCGTGATGCTTGAGCAACAAGGCTGCGTTTCACCCCAAGCAATTATGCTTGAAGCGCCAACGGCTGCGCAATTAAGCCAATTTGGGCTAGCCCTAAACCAAGCCTTGGACGATTTGAGCCAGCGCTATCCTGCGAGTAGCTCAATTCTGGCTGCTACTCGCCGTAGTGCTGATGACTATGAGTGGCAAGCCCTGAGCGGCCAGCCAATTCAATTGTTGAGTCAGCCGGAGCAGCCATGGCTCGTGGTAGTTGATCAACGTGAAGCCTTGCCCTCAGCGGCTGGGCGCTTGATTAAAATCGTGCCAGTGGCCGATCTAGCTGAGCTTGCAACGCGATTAAAGCCATTGCATCAACATCTGCAAAGTGTTACGCTGGTATGTAGTGCTGCACAGCGTCATGAATTGGCTGAGGCGCTGGCGGCAATCGGCGTTTTGCGCATCTGCCAAGCGGGGCAACAAGCCTTTCCCCAAGCGGCTTGGCATCACGATGGGCGTGATCCCTTGCGCAATTTAGTGCGCTGGGTCGATTTAGAACGATCAGCCGATCCTCGCGTATAATCACGATTAAGCGCATTCGACAGATTTGGAGGAATCAACGTGGATTTCAAGCTCTCGGACGATCAGGAATTTATGCGTAAAGCGGCTCGCGAATTTGCCGAAGGTGAAATTCGGGCAACGGTTGCTGAGCGTGATGAGCATAAAATTTGGCCGACTGACATTGTACAGAAGATGGGCCAATTGGGCTTTATGGGTGTGGCGATCGATGAAGCCTATGGCGGGGCAGGCCTCGATTACGTTTCATATGCGATTATGATCGAAGAGCTTTCGCGGGTTGATGCCTCGGTTGGGGTCATTGCCTCGGTCAATAATTCATTGGTGTGTGCTGGGATTGAAAAATTTGGCACTGAAGAACAAAAACGCGATATCCTAGCCCCCTTGGCCAGCGGCCAAAAACTCGGCGCTTTCTCGCTCTCCGAGCCTGGAGCTGGCTCGGATGCAGCGGCCCAGAAAACCCGTGCGGTCGAAGATGGCGATTACTACATCATTACGGGCACCAAAAACTGGGTTACCAATGGCTCAAAAGCCGACACGATTTTGTTGATGACCATGACTGCTCCAGAAAAAGGAGTCAAAGGGATCACAGCATTTTTAATTGATACCCATGAACCAGGTGTTTCAATCCTCAAGGTTGAAGATAAATTGGGCATTCGTTCGGCTCAATCGGCTCAAATGTCGTATGATGGCTATCGTGTGCACAAAAGTCGCATGCTCGGCCAACCTGGCGAAGGCTTCAAAATCGCTATGACGATCTTGAATGGTGGCCGGATTGGCATCGCCTCGCAGGCATTGGGGATTGCCCAAGGAGCCTATGAAGCGGCCTTGGATTATGCCAAAGTTCGCGAACAATTTGGCCAATCGATCATCAACTTTCAAGCGGTGGGCTTTACCTTAGCTGATATGGCCACGCGGATCAAAGCAGCTCGGATGTTGACCTATCATGCTGCTTGGCTCAAAGATCAGGGCGAAAATTATATTGCAGCGGCGGCGATGGCCAAAGTTTATGCCTCGGAAACCGCCATGTGGACAGCCACCAAAGCCGTACAAATCTTCGGCTCGAACGGCTACTCCAAAGAATATCCGGTTGAACGCTACTTCCGTGATGCCAAGATTACCGAAATTTACGAAGGCACGAGCGAAATTCAACGTTTGGTGATTTCGCGCGAGATTGCCAAATAAAATATTGAATAATGAGCCAGCATCAACGATGCTGGCTCATTATTTAACCACTCTTTAATCATTAGCAAGCTTGATCTGCTTGCAAAGCTGTGATAGACAGTTGATCGATCGTGTATAATAGCCGCGAACCTCACCATAAAACGGGGGCACGCTTGCCTCACGAGCTCCCAATATTGTTTCGGAGGACGTATTTTTATGCGCCAAAACTCAGCTCTGGGCATGATTATTGCCGTCGTTGTTCTCATAGCAGCCCTTGCTGGCGGTTATGTGTATCTAACCAATCAGCAAAAAAACCAACCTGGTGGTGACCCCTCATTACTTGAGCCAACCCCCATGCCGATTCCAAATGTGCAAATTTTGGAAGCGGCGACCGACATCGAAGCCAACAAATTGATTACTGGTGGCGATCTTGAGCAATATTTCAATGCCCTCGAAGTGCCCCCCAGTGATGTTACCCCCGACGATGTACTCTACACGGAATTTTACAGCGTGGTTCAAGGGAAAGTAACCACCACCGATATTCGTGGTGGCGAGCGAATTAAAAAATCGACCTTCCGTAACGCTGGGATTGCCGAAAAGCTGCCAATTCCAGTCGCAGGTGAAGAATCGCTCAAAGCCTATAATATGTTTGTCAGCGATATTGGTGGGATTGTCGCCGAAGGCAACAACATTGATATTCTTGGCAGCTACAGCCTTGAGCAGCCCTATTTGCGCTTTACTGGGATTGATCGTGAAGGCGTGGTGACCCTTGTCGATGAAAAGTATCTTGATATTACGACCCATGTCTTAGCCCAAAACGTCCCGGTTTTGAAAGTTGTGGCTCCGCCATTAGTTTCACCTGATGGTCAACAAGCTGGTAGTGCTCCAGCCGCTGCCCAACCAACGATCGAAGTTGTGGTTGATGGTTCGCCAGTTGCGGCTCAACCTACGCCAGAGCCTGTCTTTACTGAAGGCTCACAATGGCAAATTGTGGTGGCCTTAACTGCCCAACAAGCTGAGCTTTTGGAATATACAAAAGCTAAAACTGGTAGTAAACTAAATATAGTCGTGCGGCGTGCTGATGATCAAGATGATCAAATTGCAACAACTGGGGTTACCATGGATCTGTTGATGCGCTTGTATGGCGTACCACAAGTCTATGCTCAACCCAACATGATTGTGAAACTGTTGGATGCTCCTGCACCACCACAGCCACCACAACAACCAGCGGTTGTAATTCCATTCCCATTACCCAACGCACCACAACAACAACCATTGCCAACAGCAGTGCCAACTCAAACGCCTTAATACAACCAAGGAGAATTGCATGGCTGAGTCCGATAAAATTCGCGTACTAATTGTTGACGATATTGCAGATACTCGTGATAACCTCGAGAAACTCTTGTTTTTTGAGAAGGATATGCAAGTTGTCGGCAAAGCAGCAACGGGGCGCGAGGCCGTGACGCAGGCCAAGCAAATTCAACCCGATGTTGTGTTGATGGACATTAACATGCCCGATATGGATGGCATTGCAGCAACTGAGGCGATCATGGCGCAGGTGCCGAATACGCAAGTCATTATGATGAGCGTCCAAGGCGAAACCGATTACCTGCGCCGTGCAATGTTGGCTGGTGCTCGTCAGTTTCTCACCAAGCCCGTTGGTGGCGATGAACTCGCCAGCAGCATCCGCGAAGTCTATCGTTTGCAGCAAACCCAACGACGCTTTGTGGTAGCAGCTCAACAGGTTGAAGAAACTGATCAATCAACTGGCCAAATTATTGCTGTCTATAGCCCCAAAGGCGGTACTGGCAAGAGTGCAATTGCCTCGAATTTAGCAGTTGCCTTAAAATTATTGCCTGGTAATCGTAAAGTTTGTTTGGTCGATGCTAGCTTGTTGTTTGGCGATATCGCGGTGATGTTCAACATCAATAGCTCCAAAACGATCAATGATCTCACCTCGCGAATTGATGATCTTGATAAGGAATTATTGAATGATGTGATGACCACCCACGCCTCACAAATCAAGGTGTTGCTGGCCCCAGCCAAC harbors:
- a CDS encoding acyl-CoA dehydrogenase family protein, which translates into the protein MDFKLSDDQEFMRKAAREFAEGEIRATVAERDEHKIWPTDIVQKMGQLGFMGVAIDEAYGGAGLDYVSYAIMIEELSRVDASVGVIASVNNSLVCAGIEKFGTEEQKRDILAPLASGQKLGAFSLSEPGAGSDAAAQKTRAVEDGDYYIITGTKNWVTNGSKADTILLMTMTAPEKGVKGITAFLIDTHEPGVSILKVEDKLGIRSAQSAQMSYDGYRVHKSRMLGQPGEGFKIAMTILNGGRIGIASQALGIAQGAYEAALDYAKVREQFGQSIINFQAVGFTLADMATRIKAARMLTYHAAWLKDQGENYIAAAAMAKVYASETAMWTATKAVQIFGSNGYSKEYPVERYFRDAKITEIYEGTSEIQRLVISREIAK
- a CDS encoding response regulator produces the protein MAESDKIRVLIVDDIADTRDNLEKLLFFEKDMQVVGKAATGREAVTQAKQIQPDVVLMDINMPDMDGIAATEAIMAQVPNTQVIMMSVQGETDYLRRAMLAGARQFLTKPVGGDELASSIREVYRLQQTQRRFVVAAQQVEETDQSTGQIIAVYSPKGGTGKSAIASNLAVALKLLPGNRKVCLVDASLLFGDIAVMFNINSSKTINDLTSRIDDLDKELLNDVMTTHASQIKVLLAPANPQMGELVTADHVRTVLDALRREYDYVVVDTQSSFQDQTMAVLDAAHRIVLLMTMELSSIKNIRQFLEVAELLGYNDEKLVLVLNKADAKFGIRVDQVEANIQHKVAAQIGNAPFEMVNAINRGVPLIIDQPRHQISIDVANLAYLISGTTRTSREGARPQQPKKEEPKGLFARLTKR